In the Hyphomonadaceae bacterium BL14 genome, one interval contains:
- the zapA gene encoding cell division protein ZapA yields MSKVTISLNGRAFTIGCEEGQQAYLRELATHLDGHVRELAERVGQIGDVRLLLMAALIVGDELREAQGRVEALEETLTDTRGRLSQAEARRRADRARAAEAINAAAARLEALAAESPNDEEDA; encoded by the coding sequence GTGAGCAAGGTCACGATTTCCCTCAATGGCCGCGCCTTCACCATCGGCTGCGAGGAGGGCCAGCAGGCCTATCTGCGCGAGCTTGCCACCCATCTTGACGGGCATGTGCGCGAGCTGGCCGAGCGCGTGGGCCAGATCGGCGATGTGCGCCTTCTGCTCATGGCCGCCCTGATCGTGGGCGATGAATTGCGCGAGGCTCAAGGCCGGGTCGAGGCCCTGGAAGAAACCCTGACCGACACGCGCGGACGCCTGTCCCAGGCCGAGGCGCGCCGCCGCGCCGACCGGGCGCGGGCCGCCGAAGCCATCAACGCCGCCGCCGCCCGGCTGGAGGCATTGGCCGCCGAATCGCCCAATGATGAGGAAGACGCTTGA
- a CDS encoding 5-formyltetrahydrofolate cyclo-ligase, whose protein sequence is MLMHWRKQRARAAALKRRAAAHASDPEAGRRLAHHFPDCLWPKLHSVVAGYHAVRGEIDPAPLMETFWCEQARLALPCVTAPDAPLVFRAWAPGDALEPGAHAIPAPGPRATILTPALVLVPLLAFDHLGRRLGYGGGFYDRTIAALRAAGDVQVVGLAYAAQRLTRVPSAAHDMRLDWIITEHGALKAGG, encoded by the coding sequence ATGCTGATGCACTGGCGCAAGCAGCGCGCGCGCGCCGCCGCGCTCAAACGCCGGGCTGCTGCTCACGCCAGCGATCCCGAGGCGGGCCGCCGCCTGGCGCATCACTTCCCCGATTGTCTCTGGCCGAAACTGCACAGCGTGGTGGCCGGCTATCACGCCGTGCGCGGCGAGATCGATCCCGCCCCCCTCATGGAGACGTTCTGGTGCGAGCAGGCGCGTCTGGCGCTGCCCTGCGTCACCGCACCGGACGCGCCGCTGGTGTTCCGCGCCTGGGCACCGGGCGATGCGCTGGAGCCGGGCGCCCACGCCATCCCTGCGCCGGGCCCACGCGCGACAATTCTCACCCCCGCCCTCGTGCTCGTGCCCCTGCTGGCCTTTGATCATCTGGGCCGGCGCCTGGGCTATGGCGGCGGGTTTTACGACCGCACCATCGCCGCCCTGCGCGCTGCCGGAGACGTGCAGGTGGTGGGCCTCGCCTACGCCGCCCAGCGCCTCACCCGCGTACCCAGCGCCGCCCACGACATGCGCCTGGACTGGATCATCACCGAGCATGGCGCGCTGAAAGCGGGCGGATGA